The following coding sequences lie in one Melospiza melodia melodia isolate bMelMel2 chromosome 10, bMelMel2.pri, whole genome shotgun sequence genomic window:
- the RHO gene encoding rhodopsin: MNGTEGQDFYVPMSNKTGVVRSPFEYPQYYLAEPWKFSALAAYMFMLILLGFPINFLTLYVTIQHKKLRTPLNYILLNLAVADLFMVFGGFTTTMYTSMNGYFVFGVTGCYIEGFFATLGGEIALWSLVVLAIERYVVVCKPMSNFRFGENHAIMGVAFSWIMALACAAPPLFGWSRYIPEGMQCSCGIDYYTLKPEVNNESFVIYMFVVHFMIPLAIIFFCYGNLVCTVKEAAAQQQESATTQKAEKEVTRMVIIMVISFLICWVPYASVAFYIFTNQGSDFGPIFMTIPAFFAKSSAIYNPVIYIVMNKQFRNCMITTLCCGKNPLGDEDTSAGKTETSSVSTSQVSPA, from the exons ATGAACGGGACAGAAGGCCAAGACTTCTACGTGCCCATGTCCAACAAGACCGGCGTGGTGCGGAGCCCCTTTGAGTACCCCCAGTATTACCTGGCTGAGCCTTGGAAGTTCTCGGCGCTGGCTGCCTACATGTTCATGCTGATTCTCCTCGGCTTCCCCATCAACTTCCTCACGCTGTACGTCACCATCCAGCACAAGAAGCTCCGCACACCTCTGAACTACATCCTCCTGAACCTGGCCGTCGCCGACCTCTTCATGGTCTTCGGGGGCTTCACAACCACTATGTACACCTCCATGAACGGGTACTTTGTCTTTGGAGTAACAGGGTGCTACATCGAAGGCTTCTTTGCCACACTGGGTG GTGAAATTGCTCTCTGGTCACTGGTGGTCCTGGCTATCGAAAGATACGTAGTGGTCTGCAAGCCCATGAGCAACTTCCGCTTCGGAGAGAACCATGCCATCATGGGTGTTGCCTTCTCCTGGATCATGGCCTTGGCATGTGCAGCTCCCCCACTTTTCGGCTGGTCCAG GTACATCCCCGAGGGCATGCAGTGCTCATGCGGGATCGACTATTACACTCTGAAGCCAGAGGTCAACAATGAATCTTTTGTCATCTACATGTTTGTGGTTCACTTCATGATCCCACTGGCGATCATTTTCTTCTGCTATGGGAACCTGGTCTGCACGGTTAAGGAG GCTGCCGCCCAGCAGCAGGAGTCTGCCACCACCCAGAAGGCAGAGAAAGAAGTGACTCGCATGGTCATCATCATGGTCATCTCCTTCCTGATCTGCTGGGTCCCCTACGCCAGCGTCGCCTTCTACATCTTCACCAACCAGGGATCAGACTTCGGGCCCATCTTCATGACCATCCCGGCATTCTTTGCCAAGAGCTCGGCCATCTACAACCCTGTGATCTACATCGTAATGAACAAACAG TTCCGTAACTGCATGATCACAACCCTCTGCTGTGGCAAGAACCCTCTGGGTGACGAGGACACATCTGCTGGCAAGACAGAGACCTCCTCCGTCTCCACCAGCCAGGTCTCTCCTGCATAG
- the LOC134422374 gene encoding histone H1.8, giving the protein MVPVPAAKTAGTSVRCQASHPPTLQMVKEALRAHDEKKGASVVAIKRFILAKYPTVDPIRLKYLLKQALSKGLSCGDLVRPHNSSAVGATGTFKLARKKPGHKQQLGQTDPDRGQASKPGQKGSTKDSQAPVAGARPQGATKQQPKVKPVKAQPRAAEKPRSNRAKHPQSADQPQAHGPGPSGPPKAAAHRQAPRKGRSGPSTARAAQNAGESNSDSSSSAGAEAKAPRGKGKGKVPKGAQQEGPQAQGGQNKVKKPRATAGAGQGKARVKKAAPVAADRKAP; this is encoded by the exons ATGGTCCCTGTTCCAGCAGCCAAGACTGCTGGCACCTCTGTGCGCTGCCAGGCCTCGCACCCTCCAACCCTGCAGATGGTCAAGGAGGCACTGCGGGCCCACGACGAGAAGAAGGGTGCCTCTGTCGTTGCCATCAAGCGTTTTATCCTGGCCAAGTACCCCACTGTGGACCCCATCCGCCTCAAGTACCTGCTGAAGCAGGCGCTGAGcaaggggctgagctgtggggacCTGGTGCGGCCCCACAACTCCTCTGCTGTGGGGGCCACTGGCACCTTCAAg CTAGCACGCAAGAAACCAGGGCACAAGCAGCAGCTGGGCCAGACAGATCCTGACAGAGGCCAGGCCTCAAAGCCAGGACAGAAAGGGAGCACCAAGGATTCCCAGGCCCCCGTGGCAGGAGCACGACCACAAG GTGCCACCAAGCAGCAGCCCAAGGTGAAGCCCGTGAAG GCCCAGCCACGAGCAGCAGAGAAGCCCAGGAGCAATAGAGCAAAGCATCCCCAAAGTGCTGACCAGCCCCAGGCTCATGGCCCGGGGCCTTCAGGGCCCCCCAAGGCTGCTGCCCACCGCCAGGCCCCCCGAAAAGGACGCTCAGGACCCAGCACAGCTCGGGCTGCTCAGAACGCAGGGGAGAGCAACAGCGACAGCTCTTCTAGTGCTGGGGCAGAGGCAAAGGCCCCCAGGGGAAAGGGCAAGGGGAAGGTGCCTAAGGGGGCACAGCAGGAGGGCCCGCAGGCACAGGGAGGTCAAAACAAGGTGAAGAAACCCCGGGcgactgcaggagctgggcaggggaaggccAGGGTGAAGAAGGCAGCCCCCGTGGCAGCAGACAGAAAGGCTCCTTAG